NNNNNNNNNNNNNNNNNNNNNNNNNNNNNNNNNNNNNNNNNNNNNNNNNNNNNNNNNNNNNNNNNNNNNNNNNNNNNNNNNNNNNNNNNNNNNNNNNNNNNNNNNNNNNNNNNNNNNNNNNNNNNNNNNNNNNNNNNNNNNNNNNNNNNNNNNNNNNNNNNNNNNNNNNNNNNNNNNNNNNNNNNNNNNNNNNNNNNNNNNNNNNNNNNNNNNNNNNNNNNNNNNNNNNNNNNNNNNNNNNNNNNNNNNNNNNNNNNNNNNNNNNNNNNNNNNNNNNNNNNNNNNNNNNNNNNNNNNNNNNNNNNNNNNNNNNNNNNNNNNNNNNNNNNNNNNNNNNNNNNNNNNNNNNNNNNNNNNNNNNNNNNNNNNNNNNNNNNNNNNNNNNNNNNNNNNNNNNNNNNNNNNNNNNNNNNNNNNNNNNNNNNNNNNNNNNNNNNNNNNNNNNNNNNNNNNNNNNNNNNNNNNNNNNNNNNNNNNNNNNNNNNNNNNNNNNNNNNNNNNNNNNNNNNNNNNNNNNNNNNNNNNNNNNNNNNNNNNNNNNNNNNNNNNNNNNNNNNNNNNNNNNNNNNNNNNNNNNNNNNNNNNNNNNNNNNNNNNNNNNNNNNNNNNNNNNNNNNNNNNNNNNNNNNNNNNNNNNNNNNNNNNNNNNNNNNNNNNNNNNNNNNNNNNNNNNNNNNtgacttaagcatcggagtGTCATTAGTAGGTACCCTCCCGGGACATACGTTGGACAAAGCGAACGGACGATCAAAGGACAATAGGAGAAGTGGACGGTCGGGAGAGAAGAAATTGTGAAGGGTTTGTCTAACTCGACCACATACCGGAAAATTTTGGCGCCTACCATGGGGCCGAGTAGTCAAACCCAATGGTAGCCACGAGGAACATGACCGCTGAGGATACGATGGAGGCGATAAAGATGTTGCAGCAGCAAATGGAAGACATGCGGCGTCAGCATGAGGAGGAGTTGTCGGCCGTAAGGGAAGAATGCACAATTCGTATTGCCCAGGTAAAGGCTGCACGAAGTAAGGGCAAGGAGAAGATGATAGACGACCGAGGAGCGGAGAGAGAAGAAAGCCAAGCTCAAACCCTTCGGGAGGGCCCAGCCGAGCAAGTAGCGCCTTGGACCGAACCTGGAAGTTAGATGAGACCGAGACCGGCAAGGAAAACGAGAAAACCGACCGGGTGGGCAGCACCCTCGCAAATGTACCACCGTTAGTGAAGGAAGAGGACGCTTCAGACCTGTTGCCGTTCGCTCAAGCGATTATGGATGTCTACATATCGGAACACTTTGTGTTGCCTCAGCTTAGTATCTACAACGAGACTACTGATCCGGACGATCACGTGCAAGCCTTCTCCACGCGGATGGCTTTCAGAACCGGTAACCGAGCTATATGGTGTCGAGCTTTCTCTTTGTCGCTAGAAGGAGAGGCGTTGGAATGGTTTAACTCATTACCTCCCAACTCCATCCAGAGTTTTGAGGGATTGAAGGAGATGTTCGACAGACAATTTGCCAGTAGCCGCACCCAAGACCCGACAGTCTTTGAACTTTCAAATCTCAAGCAAGGTAaggaagaaaccctaaaaacattCATGGACCGGTATTAGAAAATGGTCAGGAGAGTAAAGGGATTGAGCACGGATTTAGCCTTACAATACGTGATGTCGACTTTAAAGTCGGGACCGTTTAAAGATATCATATGCAGGAAATGCCCCATAACCATGGAGGAGCTGAGGGACCGGGCAGCCGACGAAGTGAGGGTGGAGGAAATGAAGCAGGCATACAAGAAGGAGGCTCAGGAAAGTAAGGAAAGGGTGGAGGGTAAGAGGCCGGAGGGTCAAACCGCGAGGCCGGTCGGATTTAAGCCGAGAGAGCTGCCTAGGGGACCCCGCTTCCAACAGTATACCCCTTTGAATGCTCACCCAGCGCATATCTTACAAGAGGCGCTCAACATTAACCTCATCCCGCTGTTAAAGAAGCGACCCACCCCACCTGGAGCCGACAACAACAAGCACTGCCTCTACCACCAAAACCAAGGGCACACTACAGAGGAGTGCGTCACTTTAAGAGATAAGATTGAAGAATTGATCAAGGTCGGCCAGTTGAGGCAATATATTAGGACCGCTAGCAATACCATGTTGCATGAGCGCCATAGAAGCCCTGTGAGGAGAGATGATCGTAGCAGAAGTCGCCGGCCGCCGTACAAAGAAGATCGACCAAGGTATGAAAAACGACGTAGTAGGAGTCGTAGCCGAAGTAAGGACCGCCCTATTAGGGGGCGAATAAATACCATATCCGGCGGGTTTGCTGGAGGCGGGCCGTCATCATCGGCCAGAAAACGCCACGTCCGAGCATTACGGTCGGTCAACAGTATTCGGTCAACCCGAAAATCCATGCCACCCATCACTTTCACCGACGAAGATTTTCACGCGCCAGACTTGGACCAAAACGATCCCATGGTAATCACGACTGAGATCGCCCAGTACGAAATGGGCAAAGTCTTGATAGACCAGGGAAGCTCCACCAATATCCTCTATTGGAAGACGTTCCAGCAGATGGACTTGTCGGATGATCTAATTGTGTCATTCCAAGAGCAGATAGTAGGATTCGCCGGTGAGCGAGTGGACATGCATGGGTATGTCGACTTGCACACACGGTTGGGCACTGGCCGAGAAGGGGAGGAGAAGAAAATTCGATACTTGTTGGTAGACGCAAACACTTCGTATAATGTTTTGCTTGGCCGGCCATGCTTAAACACATTTGGCGTTATTGTATCAACTCCCCATTTGACTATGAAGTATCCGACCGAGCAGGGGCGGGTAATCATAGTTAAGGCAGACCAGAAAACAACCACAGAGTGTTATGCGGCCGGTTTGAAGATGTATCCACGCACCTGCCGGGCCAAAATGGCTAGATCGGAGGTGGCAATGGCTGATTTGGATCCTCGTACGAACACTGACGATCGCATTGAGCCACACGGGGAGCTACGACCGATCAAGGTGGGGACAAACGATGGTCAAAATACCATGATGGCTAGCGACCTCGACCCGGATGTGGAAGAGAAGCTAAAAGCGACCTTGTGGAAAAATCGAGACATGTTCGCTTGGACGGCAGCAAACATGCCTAACATCCACCCATCAGTCATAACACACCGACTGGCTCTATTTAAGGAGGCTAAGCCAGTAGCCTAGAAGAAACGTTGTTTGGGAGTGGAAAAGACGACAACTGTCAAGGAGGAAGTGAGAAAGCTCAGGGACGTAGGTTTCATTTGTGAGATAACTTATACCACGTGGCTAGCGAACGTGGTCATGGTAAAAAAGAGTAATGGCAAGTGGCGGATGTGCACATATTACACTGATCTTAACAAAGCGTGCCCGAAAGATTCACACTCGTTGCCCAACATAGACGATTTAGTCGATGGAGCGTCCGGTCACAAGATGTTGAGTTTCCTCGACGCCTACTCAGGCTATAACCAGATTCCCATGCATGAGCTCGACTGGGAAAAAACGACGTTCATGACGGATAAAGGTAATTTCTGCTATGATGTGATGTCGTTCGGCCTTAAGAACGCGGGAGCCACATATCAGCATTTGATGGACAAAATTTTCGCCGACCAAGTTGGGCGGAGCACGAATGTATACGTAGACGACATGGTTGTCCATTCGGCCACCCCGAATAATCATGTGAAAGACCTAGAGGAAGTCTTCAGATAGGTGAGGAGGTATAATATGAGGTTCAACCCAGCGAAGTGCACTTTCAGAGTAGCGGCGGGGAAGTTCTTAGGCTTCATGCTTACCGTCGGGGGATCGAGGCAAATCTAGATAAGTGCGCAACTATCCTTAGCATGAAGAGCCCCAACTCTTTAAAGGAGATTCAGCGACTGGTGGAACGGCTGACCTCCCTGGCTCGTTTCATCCCCAAGCTAGCGGAGCACATTGGTCCAATTGTGAAACGGATGAAGTAGGATACACAGGCCAGGCTATGGGACGTCGACTGCGAACGCGCATTTACTGAGGTAAAAACTATATTCACTAATCCCCCGGTTATGAATCGGCCGGTCCCAAACTTTGATTTGCAGTTATACCTGGGAGTCTCGCCTGAGGCTGTCAGCGCCGCACTGGTACAAGAGTCGCTTCAACTAGCGTTGTCACTCTTGAATGCCGCCAGAAGACTTCTACCgtattgtcaacacccaatttcgtccgggtgactaaataatgagacttggtttttattgttgtcctatttaatttattttattttattgttcttaattttattttactattttgtttaattttaaaaaaagtaattacaacaaaaaaagaaagaaaaaaaagagaagcaaaaattttttaaaagaaaaaaaaaagaaaaaaaagggaaaaagaaaagaaaaaaagagagcatgaaaaacgaaaaaaagagaaataaaaaaaaggggaagaagaggataaaagaagaaaaaaaaagcgaaaaaacaaaaaaaaagaaaaaaaaaaggcaaaaataaaagtaaaaagaaaaaagggaaaaagaaaaaaaaaagaaggagaaaaaaggaaaaagaaaaacataaaggaaaaaaaaggaaggaaggaaaaaagaaaaaaaggggggtgcacgtgaataaaatgaaaagaaaataatgggagaggtgctccacgtgattttcttggaaaaatggtgcaacaagcccataagcaattaatattaatgcaggaTAGATCACTTTGGAATATTTTcgaaatttggttttatttggtaataattcgaatcaacattatgacaatcattgcaaggaataattaaaaataatatattgattgttgtattcaatcaCGTgacatttatttccctattttgctaattgacaattaattcgccattaaggcaagatcacaataatattacaaatgtgtgtatataaataggCACCTAGCAAACAAGAAAGGGGAGGAGAattgaatttcaagaagagagcataagagAACAGAAAAAAGGtagagaaaattcaatttcaaaaagagagcataaggaaaaaaaaagagaggaggagaaaaatccaatttcgagAAGAGAACATAAaggaacagaaagaaaagggcTTTGCACTCATCCCTGGTTTTTATATCACTCCTTTCTTACTCAttgctttgttttatttattgctattgtatgttgtttctttcagtctttattatcatgttgttttatttttttttttgctgcattctcaatctttgaaagaaacaacaaatgttcaataaaaagtatttttttttttcaaaaaaggggttaaaattaaaaaaattgtgctAGAGATTGTGACactatctttcttttaatgactaaattccggtttcaatttgttcttgttttattttatttcttttaaatattgtttttctttcttaggcaaaaatgggtaaatttaaaagttataaaaagtgatttttttagtgtttcttttaacacttaattgtttttttttttataagctgtaatttattttctaccttttagtctttccttaaaaaatacttatgttgttttaaatatttacacgaaaacattattttgatattataaataaaaattaataaaaatgaaagataaaaaaaatatataaaataataataaacaaaaattacttcaaagggtttaagcacacgtgcgaccattcgcgttagccttgtgttgaaagccttttcttattcttcttaaaattaaacaaaaattatttcaaagggtttaagcacacgtgcgaccgttcgcgtcagccttgtgttggaaaccttgttctttttcttgcttttaaagttaaacaaaaaatatttcaaagggtttaagcacacgtgcgaccattcgcgtcagccttgtatTGAAagcctttttcttattcttttaaagttaaacaaaaattatttcaaagggtttaagcacacgtgcgaccattcgcgtcagccttgtgttggaAACCTTGttccttattcttttaaaattaagcaaaaattatttcaagggttttaagcacacgtgcgaccattcgcgtcaaccttgtgttgaaaacctttctcttattcttcattttcccaaaaaatccaaatcttgTCCAAAACAAATTCCTCAAACAAATTTCCCAAACTATtttctagaactacgtaaccctgatttctcattttgagaatacgtaggagcaaggtcaatccttgtcgggcacaaaaaataaaaaaatatttttgtttctttagaattttattttctgggataattaaacattttgaaaaaccacatcaagtttgcacatttaattaaaggtactgccttagggcaggcgttgtagggtgctaacaccttccttacacgtaaccgactcccgaaaccagaatctggttttcatagactaagccttatcctttttatggtttttctgtagtt
This DNA window, taken from Vigna radiata var. radiata cultivar VC1973A unplaced genomic scaffold, Vradiata_ver6 scaffold_198, whole genome shotgun sequence, encodes the following:
- the LOC106779242 gene encoding uncharacterized protein LOC106779242; the protein is MDVYISEHFVLPQLSIYNETTDPDDHVQAFSTRMAFRTGNRAIWCRAFSLSLEGEALEWFNSLPPNSIQSFEGLKEMFDRQFASSRTQDPTVFELSNLKQGKEETLKTFMDRKCPITMEELRDRAADEVRVEEMKQAYKKEAQESKERVEGKRPEGQTARPVGFKPRELPRGPRFQQYTPLNAHPAHILQEALNINLIPLLKKRPTPPGADNNKHCLYHQNQGHTTEECVTLRDKIEELIKVGQLRQYIRTASNTMLHERHRSPVRRDDRSRSRRPPYKEDRPRYEKRRSRSRSRSKDRPIRGRINTISGGFAGGGPSSSARKRHVRALRSVNSIRSTRKSMPPITFTDEDFHAPDLDQNDPMVITTEIAQYEMGKVLIDQGSSTNILYWKTFQQMDLSDDLIVSFQEQIVGFAGERVDMHGYVDLHTRLGTGREGEEKKIRYLLVDANTSYNVLLGRPCLNTFGVIVSTPHLTMKYPTEQGRVIIVKADQKTTTECYAAGLKMYPRTCRAKMARSEVAMADLDPRTNTDDRIEPHGELRPIKVGTNDGQNTMMASDLDPDVEEKLKATLWKNRDMFAWTAANMPNIHPSVITHRLALFKEAKPVA